A window of Mucilaginibacter sp. PAMC 26640 contains these coding sequences:
- a CDS encoding polyisoprenoid-binding protein encodes MKKTLLVAATALLMQTAVFAQTTWKNDKAHSHVTFTITHLAVSDVDGTFKDFDATIVAAKPDFSDAKVSFTAQTASVNTDNERRDGHLKSEKFFDVAKYPTLTFVSTKITPAGAGKFKLAGNLTLHGVTKPVVFDMVHRGTITNPMSKQPAAGFKVTGTINRSDYGFGSKYGAPMLSDEVVLSASGEFGQAK; translated from the coding sequence ATGAAAAAAACATTACTCGTAGCTGCAACGGCATTATTAATGCAAACAGCGGTTTTTGCTCAAACTACCTGGAAGAATGACAAAGCGCATTCTCATGTAACCTTTACCATTACCCACTTGGCGGTATCTGATGTTGATGGTACTTTTAAAGATTTTGATGCAACTATTGTAGCTGCAAAACCTGATTTCAGCGATGCTAAAGTTTCTTTTACTGCGCAAACCGCATCGGTTAATACTGATAACGAAAGACGTGATGGTCACCTTAAAAGCGAGAAGTTTTTTGATGTTGCCAAGTACCCAACACTTACATTCGTAAGTACTAAAATCACCCCTGCAGGTGCCGGTAAGTTTAAACTGGCTGGTAACTTAACTTTACATGGTGTTACTAAACCAGTTGTTTTTGATATGGTTCACCGTGGTACTATTACTAACCCAATGAGCAAACAACCTGCTGCTGGTTTTAAAGTAACCGGTACGATCAACCGTTCTGATTACGGTTTCGGAAGCAAATACGGTGCGCCAATGCTTAGCGACGAAGTAGTATTGAGCGCCAGCGGCGAATTTGGCCAGGCTAAATAA
- a CDS encoding alpha/beta hydrolase: protein MSKLYMKVKRLILWVILPQLLTLLGCKPKTMYGNNPGAGHYYHINGIKLYVEEYGEGDPLLMIHGNGGDMSAFSENVPYFAKKYRVILVDSRAQGKSADAADSLSFEQMADDFSVLLDTLKIPKAYVLGWSDGGINALLMAIRHPDQVIKLASTGANITPDASAFSGDGWKQANNYYNLNKDRVWKTQKAKNAWKIFMLDYNQPNIKLTQLQQIKCPALIIAGDHDVIADPHTRLIQKNIPGSELWIVSNSGHGTLVEHAKEFNKRVDAFFKKK from the coding sequence ATGAGCAAACTGTATATGAAAGTAAAACGATTAATTTTATGGGTGATACTTCCGCAGCTGTTAACCTTGTTGGGCTGCAAACCAAAAACAATGTACGGAAATAACCCAGGGGCTGGCCATTACTATCATATAAACGGAATTAAGTTGTACGTGGAAGAATACGGGGAGGGCGATCCTTTGTTAATGATCCACGGTAACGGTGGTGACATGAGTGCCTTCTCCGAAAATGTACCTTACTTTGCCAAAAAGTACAGGGTTATTTTAGTAGATAGCCGTGCTCAGGGGAAATCTGCTGACGCAGCCGATTCGCTAAGCTTTGAGCAAATGGCTGATGATTTCTCGGTGCTGCTGGATACGTTAAAAATACCGAAGGCCTATGTACTAGGGTGGAGCGATGGCGGTATCAATGCCCTGCTCATGGCCATCCGGCATCCTGATCAGGTAATCAAACTGGCATCAACAGGTGCTAATATTACACCGGACGCCAGCGCTTTCTCGGGCGACGGCTGGAAACAGGCCAATAATTATTACAATCTAAATAAAGATCGCGTTTGGAAAACTCAAAAAGCTAAAAATGCCTGGAAGATCTTTATGCTGGATTATAATCAGCCAAACATTAAACTTACCCAGTTGCAGCAAATCAAATGCCCCGCTTTAATTATCGCAGGCGACCATGATGTTATTGCCGATCCGCATACACGCCTCATTCAAAAAAACATTCCCGGTTCTGAATTATGGATAGTATCAAATTCGGGCCATGGCACATTGGTAGAGCATGCTAAAGAATTTAATAAACGCGTTGATGCCTTTTTTAAAAAGAAATAG
- a CDS encoding glucose-fructose oxidoreductase, whose translation MKNDKEISRRSFIQQSAIASSALMLGSTISAIAAGKKMGIALVGLGSYSGGQLAPALQHTKNCYLAGIVTGTPQKAEAWSKKYNIPQKNIYNYQTFDQIAHNPAIDIVYIVLPVSMHKEYTIRAAKAGKHVICEKPMALNAADCREMIAACKNAKRLLSIGYRLHFEPHSQEVMRLGQKKVFGKVVKIDTGNGFVYGGDPNAWRLKKALSGGGALMDMGIYSIQGSRYTLGEEPVAVKATQQKTRPELFKEVDETIFWELKFPGGAKVNGKSSYNNNWSYLHATAENGHFELEPAFGYGGLDGKVNGKPMNIPNNIQQAAQMDDFATCVMLNKQSRVPGEEGEKDMKVVDAIYRSLKTGKWETI comes from the coding sequence CAGCGCGTTAATGCTGGGCTCCACCATCTCCGCTATAGCGGCGGGTAAAAAAATGGGTATTGCATTGGTAGGTTTGGGTAGCTACAGTGGCGGGCAATTGGCACCGGCATTGCAGCATACCAAAAACTGTTATTTGGCTGGTATTGTAACAGGAACCCCTCAAAAAGCAGAGGCTTGGTCAAAAAAGTACAACATCCCCCAAAAGAATATTTACAATTACCAAACTTTTGACCAAATAGCTCATAATCCAGCTATTGACATAGTTTATATCGTGTTGCCTGTAAGCATGCACAAAGAATATACTATACGAGCGGCAAAAGCGGGCAAGCATGTTATTTGCGAAAAGCCGATGGCCCTCAACGCTGCCGATTGCCGCGAAATGATAGCTGCATGTAAAAACGCAAAAAGATTGCTATCCATTGGTTACCGCCTGCATTTTGAACCGCATTCACAAGAAGTGATGCGCCTTGGCCAAAAGAAAGTTTTTGGTAAAGTAGTAAAAATAGATACGGGTAATGGCTTTGTATATGGGGGCGACCCCAATGCCTGGCGACTAAAAAAGGCGCTGTCTGGCGGCGGTGCGCTGATGGATATGGGCATATACTCCATCCAGGGTTCACGTTATACGTTGGGTGAAGAGCCGGTTGCTGTTAAAGCTACCCAGCAAAAAACGCGGCCGGAATTGTTTAAAGAGGTCGACGAAACCATTTTTTGGGAACTAAAGTTTCCGGGCGGGGCAAAGGTTAATGGCAAATCCAGCTACAACAATAATTGGAGCTACCTGCATGCAACTGCCGAAAACGGCCATTTTGAACTGGAGCCGGCCTTTGGCTACGGCGGTTTAGATGGCAAGGTTAATGGCAAACCGATGAACATTCCAAACAATATTCAACAGGCAGCGCAAATGGATGATTTTGCAACTTGTGTTATGCTTAACAAACAAAGCCGCGTGCCTGGCGAAGAAGGCGAAAAAGATATGAAAGTGGTTGATGCTATTTATCGCAGTTTAAAAACAGGTAAATGGGAAACAATATAG